The window GAAGCCAGGAGAGCATAGGCATAACAGTCGCAACCATAAAGGGGAACCTTTACCTTATTCCTAACTCTTTCAAATGCTACTACAGCTTCTCCGCTAAACAGGTGAGGGCTAGTTGTGTACCTGAAATTTCATCGAAAGGAAATTAAGCAACTGATTTTGGTACAACTTTATTCATCTAGATCATGATTCAGACAAGAAAAATGAACATACAGATAAGCTTGTGAAAGCTTAGAACAAGTTCGTGTGGAGATTTCTTCCCCATTTAATATAGTTTTCCTTCCCTTCATTCCAATCCATCTCTCCTTTAGAATAGGCTGATCAATTATGCCCATGATCTGAAACCATATAAATCAATGATAGAATGGTGACAGTTATAAAATATCCAAGATGTGTATTGTCTGTCCTTAGTAAATATATGAACCAGTTTAAAGAATTTAATACTCGGGATTGACCAAAAGAAACAGTCCATGCTATAGTATAGGGAAACTACAAGGCTCCTTTTGTAATTTTAACAATTGAATTGAGTGCATTTATTAAGTCGAGAAGTTATCATGAAAAATTACAAGGAAAAAACACTTCAGGCCTTGATGAGAATCTAGTCTTTtatacattttctttttcatatagATTATCATTGGAAAACTATGCACCTTAAATCACAATTTCTAGAAACCCACAAAAGTCTTGTCTTCGTGCTAAAAACAGAGAAGGTGACAATAACAGTTTCCAAATAGACTCGAGACAAACTTAAAGAACAAATCTTTACAGCAACACACATTTCATAACATTGTTACTTATTTGGTTTTCACACGGGAGAAATTGCTGTTAAAATAACAGAGGGCAAGTGAAACGTACCGGTTTACCTTTGTGTAACAAAGCAATGAGGGTTCCAAATAATGGCTTCCCTgttgaaaatagaaaaagttACCACACTCTTGttcatttatgaaataaaacatcATTAAAAACCAAACATGAAATACCTGTGATGAAGCTTTTAGTACCATCTATTGGATCTAACACCCAAACATATTCTGCAAACTTCTCTTTACACCTCCAACCATTTTCCTCACCATAACTGCAATTTTAAACCTCCACAATTGTCACAGCCAATAAATTAAACCCTTTTCTCCCCTATTGCCTTTCCATACTTACAAATCAATGAATTCAAATGCATAATATTATCAATTGTAGTTCTAAACTTGAACACAGAATAGTAACAGTCAGCTTGTTCTTTCTTCTGAAATCAGTttaagaaattgaaattttcttgTATAAAATCTTACATTGCATGAGAAGGGAAGTGTTGTTGTATGAGGGAAATCATAGATTCTTCAGCAGCTTGATCCGCAATCGTCACAGGACCTGTGCAGTATTATTCATCAccataatcaaatcaaatcaaatcaaatgaaATCAAATTAACTAAGTTATTCCCAATTGATCATATACTGACTCGAGTCTTCTTTATCCATAATATCAACACGCTTGCGGAAGTACTTTCGAATGACCTCGCCAGCGGCGTCGGCCAGCTCGTTACCCACTTCGAGGAATCGATCGAATTCGGAATCGACGGGAGAAATCTGAAGGGAGAGATCGGAATTTGAATTCATGATTGGTGAGATCTGACGGTGAAGAAGAGGACGGAAGGTGAGATTGGAGAGAGAAGGATTGGAAGGAAAGTGTATGGTTGTTCCGTTGAAGAGCGAGGGTGGAGACCTTGAAGAGAGGTGAAGAAATGAAGGATTTTGCGAGAGAATGTTGGATTGAGAGATCATTTTGTTGTTTAAATAGGCGGGAAAATGAAGAacctggaagaagaagaagaaagatgcGGCTGAAGAAGGAAGAACAAGAAGGCAAGTGGAAGTCAGACGTGTTTTATAGTGAGTGACCTTAAAAGAAAATCTCAAGTTTGgttctttatttttttgttaaataagtttaattttaccCTTTAACTTTTTTTCCTATTTCTCAAATTTGGGATTTTTATTTGTCAATTGAATCTCATCAATTTGGAGTTTGAGGTTTTCACTACCGATTTTGTTGTGACGATTTCAAACGTCAATAACTCAGTATACAATTTCAACCAATCGAGAGTTTTGATACTAGATCCTTTAAAATTAGGTAGTCAAAATACTCAAAACCCTTCAATTCTCTAAAATTCGTAAggtaaatcttttatttatatatttataaatattatatatatatatatatatagtgtttgAAATCGTTAAAACAAaatctatttttcttttaaaaatttaaccATAAAACctcaaattttataaagggagaCTCAAATTACAATTACTTAGAACCCatctttaaaagaaataaaattgtatagctttttatcataaatattaattttaataattattaacttttattttatttatttatttaaaaaataactcacATGACTCACGAAAATAGCAAGTGCTAGCAtcctcttttttttaattgctTTCTCCCCCACTATAAAAagtacttataaaaaaaatgataaaaatataagtgtCCATTTAAAAACTCAAgtcattcaatttttatttcaaccaaacattattGAGGatgaattttacaaattattattttttaataaaaactttaaaaagactatctcatttaattaatattaattcagaatattaaaaaatattagagaagACTATGGTGTAAGTTTTTGAATTACCTCAATtgtaattaaaatgaaaaattattaacaaaataaacaacattttcaaataaattaaaaattaaccacGGAGTAAATTcttgaaaaacatattttaatctaGAAATGTAATTATTGAATTGCTTTGAATTATCTTGATAATTACTATGAATGATTAGAGCTTGTTAAGCACCTCTTACAAACCTAGGAAGTTATGTGTATGATCTATATGCTTAGTAACTTCCACACAAAAAAAACTTCATTTCAAGATAAAGACTAAATCGAACTTTTATGTGTAAACCCACGGAGATTGGGCCGTTTTGACGGATCACGATACCGATACCGTGAGAAAACGCTTTGATCTATTTATGGTAACTTATGTGCTTGATAAACTATTTAATTGCATGTAATTCATGCAAAGCCCATTAAGATTTGAGTCAAGTTAACTTAGgaatatattgtaaaataatttgtattaggcagttaaaatctcgagtcaactcttaaaatcttacgatttcaGATAAgattaacgagtctgattttagGTAAATAATTTacgataaaataattttacgagtttataaataattttgattttacgattttatattatttacattataaaataaatttatatttataaatttttaaaaaagttattatttattcaaataaactaattaatataattaattttataaatatatatttttttagtgttatttacttattattattttttaaatttattttatatttaaatatataaaattttaaagttgattaggtataatacttaattatataataataataataatgtatataattaGTACTTTTCAAATTAAGGTATAActaatttaagtaaattttagattttacgagtttacgattttatgtaaactctcgatataatatttaaaatataaattttaggttTATTTGCAATTTGTAACTATATTCAACTTGCAAATATTATTGATAGAAGAATGATTTagtaaaatttgtttatatatatcttatttctAAGATGCTATGCAACTTATTTTGCCTTTAATCTTTTATAGTTTTTATCCACCAACTAACTTTTACTCTAAAACAGAACTACTCTCCAACGATGAATCTCTCAAACAACACTATTTTAGTGAATTTTGAGTCAACTCTACGTTGTGAAGACAATGAAGTCTCTACAATATTTAGGTCCCTTGAAGTAACAGGCCTAAGACCCTTCCTTGAGAATCGTTATTCCATAAACAACGAAGTTGTTCTCGATTTCTTCAGAACCGCACAAGTAATTCGTGAGGATCTTATTCTTGTTACTGTTCGAGGTCAACAATTCGTATTTAGTGAGATAGACTTTGCACAAAGCTGTGAGCTACCCACTGAAGGCTTCTCCAACCTCTCTTTCTCCAACACTGTTATTAACGAGATACACCATCACTTTTCCAACACTCTAAATTCGGTTGAAACGTATGGAGCGAAAGCGTCCCTACAAACTGAATTTCAAAATCCTTAGTGAAATCATTGACAAAAATATTCTTGGCAAGGAATCCACTCAATCTTATCCCAAAAAAAACCTTCAAAAGGATGGTTGCCATCACAGAAGGAACTCATGTGAACTGGTCGAAGATCATCTTtgataatttgaagaaaatgatCTCTTCGGACAAAATGATGACCGGATATGCTCCCCAGCTATGCGGTCTATTATTTGATATTGATATCTTTCTTGGTCGAGGGAATATATACTCTCTATCCAACTCAACTCCTTTCTAGGGAAAGACTGCAAGCATACATCGACCGTGTGGAAAAAGCTAGAGTCAGAAAAGAATCAACTCTTGGATCCTCAAACCGGCATAATTAGGATCAAATTTTATTAAGCTATTCCGAAAAACAAACCGATTATTTTGCTCCATAAATCGGTAATTAATGTCTTaatctttttaatgaaatttcgGCTTTAGTAAAAtcttagtttttaaaaatgattaactcCAAAAATTTCAATATGCTTATCATATAAACCGGGCACACTCTCAGTGAGAAGCAATCGCTTCTCATAATCGGTCGTTTCAAACTTTGGCTCTATTTCAAAATTGGTTACTAAAATAACCTAGCGTTTTGAAACCAGTCAATTACTCTTGACTGGTCAGTTACTCCAACACCCTTCTCTTGATATTCTCTGAAAAAGATAAGCTCCTTTCCAATGCTCAAAAAGTGTCATTTCAGGGAATGTGAAAATATATCTCATAACGGGTAGATATCTCCATTCAATATACTTTTAAATACCTCTCAACCAACTCTCTGTTTATTGAGCAACTCATCCAAGATCAAACCACAACAAACTCAGATCATATCTCTCTTTCTCAATGTCTGAAGCCTCTTTCTTTAGAAATCCACCCCTCAAAATGAATCTGGCATCCATCCGCACATCTCTCATCGTCGATTTCGACTCTGTTCTAACTGTTGTCGATAATAAAGCTAGAGATATCGTTTTTGAATCTCTGGAGAGCTCTGGTTTGCGGAAGTTTCTTGAAGGATCCCGAATGATCCTTGAAGAAGAAGTCATTGAGTTCTTCTCTAATACTAGAATAATAGATGGTTCAATCGTATCCCGGGTAAGAGGAGAACCCATCACGATTGACGAAGAAGTACTCATTTAGTTCTTCGATCTTCCCTATGAAGGTTTTTCCGATTTTCCTCCATCACCAAACAACATCAACCAAGAAATGAcctttttcttttcaaactcAATGATTCCGGTCGAAAATCATGGGATCAAGTCCAGATTATGTCCTCACATCCAGATTCTTAACGACATAATCGGTAGATCCATTCTGGCTAAGGAAATGACCCACTTCTACACTAGGAAAATCTTCGAAATGATGATCGCCATAGTATGCGGTCATCCGATCATCTTCGAAAATCTGAAAAAGATGATCTCCTCTCCTCAAAGGAAGATCGGATAAGCTCCTCAGATCAGCGGCTATCTTATCTCCCTTAATCTCAATTTCAGACCAGGATCTCTTGTGAGCCCATCCAACATTCTGACCAAGCAAAATGCGGAAAGTTGGATCCACAGGGTAGTTAGTTCCTAAGGActgattatttttctttattgtaTTAATCATCGGTGATGAAAATCGATTATTTTGTTCCAAAACCGGTTTTTACATCATAAAACCGAATGTTCTATCTCAGTAGTAATAAAATTAACACttagtcaaatttattaaatgtcCTTCCATACTTAGACTTTAAGTCGGCTTTGTTCAAAATCGTCATTTATCATATTGATTACTACTTACTCATTAAATcaccattattattttaaccGCCATTTTTACATTGAAAATggacaaaattttgaataacgCGCCTTTATTGCCTATTTTGGGGGAACGTGGGGTCGTACAACCATAAGTGACGGTTCGATGATCATTAGGAAAATAACCGACACTCCTATCCTTTAAAAAGGCAGAACCGTCGAATCTTAAATCATTATCTTCACTGTAGAAACCCTAGAAAACCGACTTTCCTCTACTCTCTCTATAAAATCTCCCTTATTGTCTTCAATCTATCACCATGAGAAGGGATAACGCATTATTTACCCATATTGTTCAGGTGGATTTCAATTGCATCGAGGATACAGGTTAAATTGAGATACGGAAGGTTATGGAGGGTATCAAGGAATCCGGATTGCAGCACTTTCTTGACGGACCGATGATATGCAAGAGGTTGTTTGAGAGTTCTTTAAAACAACGAAGCCAAAGAACAAGGTTATCAATGCAAAGGTAAATGGGGTAGAGTTCTCTATCTCTGAATGTGTGTTTGTCGATGCCTTAAAACATCCGACGACGGGCAGAGATTTTTCTGTGGCTCTATCAAACACATAAACATACAACTTTCAGATGATACTCTCAGACACTAGTGTGCTGGTACAGTTCAACGGAAAGAAGAAATACTTGGGATGCGATTACAGGGTTCTATGAGATGTCGTCTCTAAGGCGCTTCAGGCGAGATGAGGAAATTTTGACAGTCTTACTCGGTCAAAATTCGACATGATGGGTGGTATTCTGAGAGGCGACCGAATCAACTGGGGTCGTATTCTATTCGGAATCCTATGTGAAATGGTCACTCTTAAGTCCACTAGGAGTTTTGGCTATGCTATGCAGATCGACAAGATTCTAGGTCATCTGAACATCCTTACTGGTCCAGGTATTCCCTTCATGAACTGCAAAATCTTAAACTCCAGTAATATTGGGAAATACTTTGTTAAAGCCAGCAAGGGTAAAGACTTCGTGCCCGAGATACCTGTGAGAAAACCGGTTGTTGAAGGAACCGTTAATGAAAAGACCGATACCGGCTCCAAACTCCCTCCTCCAGAAAACCGCACGGAATCACTGCTCAACCTTCAGGCTAATGCCGAGTCCACTGCAGTGCTTTCAgtctaaataagaaaaaaaataaaaatactccCCTTCTTGAACAAACCGCTTCACTTGAGATAAATATACTCACTCCATCTCCTACTATCTCTCCTAAGGATGCCTTAATACTTCCACTTGAGCTTGTAGTTTTAGAAGCTCAACCGGTAGTATCTAACATTATAAATGATGTTGTGGTTGGGATCGATCAGTTGGATGAGACCGATCAGACAAATGATGTTGGTGAGACCGGTCGAATTGCTAAAACCGACCGGACATATTTTGTTAATGAAGCAGATCAGTTGGCCGATAATAATCAGGAAAGAGATGAAACCAAGCAGCCTACCGAGTTTGACACCGGTCATCAAGAGAACGATATCACTGATCACTCAAATAAaggaaattaataaaaagtccAGACCAAAACTGGGGCCATTCCAAGTCTACATGAGGAGGAAATTGAAACAATTATTCTAGACTCTAATGAAGCATCGGGCCTCTGCAGAGACGAGAAAGAAGCTGAGAACATTGTGAATAATATTCTCAAAGAAGTCGATGAGAAGACAATTGAGACTACTGACTTCTTCTATACATGGGAAAATGAAAGATTGGAAACAAGTTTTAAAGAGGTACTCCCTGAAGTTCTAGAAGATAAGAAGTGGTCAGCCCTTCTGTCCCTAGAAGAGGTGGTTTTCGGTTTAACAAAAACAACATCTGTACATGAAGCTCTATCAAGAATCAATATTGCCGAAGAAAATGCCAAACGGAGAGCATTGTTGCCAATCATTGCAAAAAGGGAGGAGGATCTTATTTCGAGTGGGGCTACCACATGAGTGGATGATATTGTGCTCACATTGCTAAAAACCGTTATGGAGGACCTTCTGGAATCTATATCTAAGTTTGAAAGCATACCTGTAACGACTGAGGAAATACCGGTTGAAGAAGAGCATATTAACTAGGATAAAACACGACAGGTTGAGGTCGTAAAGCCATGCGTTGAAACAGGTCAATCCTCTAAACCTACATGGACTCCATTGGAAGAAAGAGAAATGTTTGACGGGTTCGAGGCTAAAGAAGAATGTCGAATTGAGTCAGAAGAAGAGCACAATTCCGGCTCACCGAGTTCAACTAACAATAAGTCTGAGAATGAAGAAGTGAGGGACAATGCAAACTCCAACCCATCTTTTTCTGGAAATGAAATGGATAAATCTCCATCGGGTAAGTCTTCTGACCACAATAAAACAAGAGAGAGCAATATTAACAGATTGGCCGACACCGAAATATCCCTCCGCGTCAACTCTCATGGGGAGATCCCTTTACAATCCCGAGCTCTCGCCTCACCGCGACACTTTTATGAAGAATTCCTAAGGGCGACCATTGAAGAGTTAATCCATAAGGCTCTAGCTCCATGGCAGACATCCATGGAAGCTTAAGTAACCGAAGCACTCAGAGAGCGTGCATCATCATCAAATCCCACTATCATAAATTGGTGCAAGTATGGGAGGAAGTAGGCCGGATACAGCCTATCGTCTCTAAGACACAACTCTATGAGCTAGTAAAATCTCAAGGTTCTGCCGATGTTGAAAGACTAAGGGTTCATGAAGAGGCTGTCCGTCGGTTCTAAGAGGAAGAAGATGTGAAAGTCAAGGCAGCTGAACTGGCCAATGAAGAAGCGACACGAAAAATTCAGTAGGACAtcaataaagaaaatgatgTTCCTACTCCTACTACCAAGAAGACTAGGACGACTAAATGGAAAAGAACTAAGAAGTCTGAGACGGTAAATATGCAACCGAAAACTGACACACCGGTGAATACTCTTCCAGAAACTGAAAGGCCGAATTCCGAGGAATATGAAGAGGATGAAGAACCGCTGACTCGAAGAACAAGAATAATGTCCCAGCTTCTCCTAGTTGCAGCTCCACAAAATGTTCCCCACAGTTCTTGGTCAAACCAGAGAATCCGTAGAGGTGGTGGGAGCTTGGTTGATAATGCTAATACAAGTGAAAGAAATGTCGAGTTCAATGTTCCTAGTCAACCGAAAAGGAGTCCTGAACACAATACCCTTGGAAAACCAGCTATCGGTTTTATGCGCAGCTTCGTGAACGAAGTTCTGGCCAAACCAAATCAAGGGAGACACTAAATTCTATTCCTATGCTTATCCTTATTTTACAATGTTTCTTTTTACAGTTATGATTTTgggattaaattaaaaactttcAATTATATTCACTAACTCTACTTATGACTATTAAACATGAATGTCACTTGATGATCctgctttatttttaatatgctggttttgataattttataatttaaaaatatcaaaaagggagaaattgctaaagaaATCAACTCACAAAATTTTCTGAATCAAATTTTGAACCAAAACTAAACTTAAGcggccaacaattacaagttttgaatatttaaattaaataatcaaaaagggagaaattgttagataaaatagatagttaattagtaagtaattaactatttaaagaacttaaccaattCCACCGTCTGTGCAGGATAAAAGAAATCCGGAAAGACCAAAGAAGTTCGGAAATATAGGAATCAGTTTTACTCCATATCTACAAATCGGTTCTTACCGCTTAAGCCCGGTTGACCGATATTAAAAAGATGACGCAAACCGGGATCATCTAAACAAACTCTTTATTCGGTTATCTTTACAAGAAACAGAACTAGTAGAGAATCAGCTCAGTAGTGAAAAACGGTTTTACCGCTCAACTTTATGATCGGTAAACTCATCAGTTATACCTCAGGAAGAGAAATCGGTTTCTATACTTTGACAGTGTGACCGGTTGACCGATATAAAAAAGACGGCGCAACCGGTGGTTTGTCCGATAAACTATTTGGTATAATCCTAAACTACTATACAAGACAATCTGTAAAATGATCGGTAGCTTGACCGATCAGATCCAAGAGACGAAACCAGTTTTATGCTAAGACTAATTTATACTGAGAGCGGCTGGCAGTTTCCATTTCAATGCAATACATAACACTTTTGGAAAATACAGAAGGGGGCCTTTAAACGTACAGACTGTATTATTGCCATTTTAATACAAGTCTGATAATATCTTTTGGGAAGTAGAAGATTGTCAAAATATTTagatacctattttggtataagtctaaCAACAGTCCACTTAGAGAAAATATTTGTCACATTACTCTAGATAATCAAATCAGTAGAAGATAAAGATGCATGCTCCTTGGGAAGTATTAAACTCATTAAATGCCCTGTTGTACCTCCCTAATCAACCAATCAGAATCAAGAAACAAAGAGCTACCATGCAAGTATCCGTTGAAGATGaaaatatgatcgttgtcatattcACTATTTAAGAGATCAGATTACAACCAGAACAATAAATAACAACAATACGAACGAACACAGACAACCAACCTATGAACCGGACCAGAAATCTCAAATCACATCTTCTCATATATTGTGTAAAGAAGTTCAAAGTATGTTCTAGAACTTCACGTGTATTACAAGTTCATCTATTATGTGTGAGTAGTGAGTGTTGTAAGTCAAAACGAGCTGTAAATAAGTCTCAATTGTTCGACGTATTGTAAACTGTTTTGAATATTctgagtgaatatccttctcaacgtttgagaagaaggggtaacgtaggagCATTCTGAGTGAATATCCTATTCAACGTTTGAATATTGTGTAAGCATTCTCCCTAGCTAGACCCCCAGTCTCCTTcgacgatcccgatcctaatagTAACAAACATTAGTGTGAATATTTAAGGGTTCATCCACGAAGGGTAAGTTAGAGCCTATATAATGCCAAAAAGTGTAgtcgaatgtttaagaatgtatCCTTGAAAACCACAATGTTTGTCCACTAAGGGTGAGTCAAGGCCTTAAATAAAATGCATAAtcaaatgtttaagaatgcCATCCTTAAAGATAATGTATGGTGGGAATTGAGAATGGTAAGATGTTCATCCACGAAGAATGAGTCAGGGTCTAAGATTATATTGAAAGTCGTAGTCAAATATATGTCAAAAGGCATAATCGAATGTCATCCTTGAAAATAATGTATGGTGGGAATTGAGAATGGTGAGGGGGTTCATCCATGGAGGGTGAGTTAAAGTATAAGATCATGTCGAAATGCGTAATCGAATGTTTAATGATCTATCCTTTAAGACCGTAAGATTCGTCCATGGAGGGTGAGTTAAGGCCTAAAATAATGCCAAaatgtgtaatcgaatgtttaagaatgtcaTCCTTGAAAATATTGTATGGTGAGAATTGAGAATAGTGAGAGGTTCATCTATGGAGAGTGAGTCAGGGACCTAAGATAATGTTGAAAGGCGTAGTTAAATGTATCTTTGAAGACAACAAGATTCATCCACGGAGGGTGAGTTAGAGCCTAAGATAATGACGGAAGGCGTAGTCAAATGTTTAAGAATGTATCCTTGAAGACCGCAAGGTTCGTCCACGGAAGGTGATTCAAGGCCTTTAATCATGCCAAAATgcataattgaataattaagaATGTCATCTTGAAAAGATAATGTAGGGTGAGAATTGAAAATAGCTTGAAAAGATAATGTAGGGTGAGAATTGAAAATAGCGAGAAAATCGAATGTTTAagattgttatttttaaataaatgtatatcaTGAGAATTGAGAAGATTACGATAATGTATGTGTATCAATTTTTATagattaataatactttttttttcctttttagtattaaaagtattaattatttatatatataaattataaaatacgaCAACATGTCATTCATATCCAATGTAAGGTAACCTACTagttacatttaaaaaaacaaccaACCCAATTGatcttatcttttaaaaataaaaaccactATTTGTGACTTCTACTATTAAACAACCTTAATCggttaaatacta is drawn from Impatiens glandulifera chromosome 3, dImpGla2.1, whole genome shotgun sequence and contains these coding sequences:
- the LOC124930785 gene encoding bifunctional phosphatase IMPL2, chloroplastic codes for the protein MISQSNILSQNPSFLHLSSRSPPSLFNGTTIHFPSNPSLSNLTFRPLLHRQISPIMNSNSDLSLQISPVDSEFDRFLEVGNELADAAGEVIRKYFRKRVDIMDKEDSSPVTIADQAAEESMISLIQQHFPSHAIYGEENGWRCKEKFAEYVWVLDPIDGTKSFITGKPLFGTLIALLHKGKPIMGIIDQPILKERWIGMKGRKTILNGEEISTRTCSKLSQAYLYTTSPHLFSGEAVVAFERVRNKVKVPLYGCDCYAYALLASGFVDLVIESGLKPYDFLALIPVIEGAGGIISDWSGKELHWEPSSESQPKSFNIIASGDKNLHKLAQEELEWQ